In Mustela nigripes isolate SB6536 chromosome 2, MUSNIG.SB6536, whole genome shotgun sequence, a single window of DNA contains:
- the PLIN4 gene encoding perilipin-4 isoform X2 → MSAPDKGGRDPPKPKGKTLGSFFGSLPGFSSARNLMAGAHSSAKEARPVADPTGASAQSQTEATNLDPTERGEKLPPPPDKMISGAKDLVCSKMTKTKGAISSGMANMVDTAKGVVQGGLDMTRSALMGTKETVATGVTGAVDVAKGTVQTGLDTTKTVLTGTKDTVCSGVTGAVNVAKGAVQTGMDTTKTVLTSTKDTVSTGLTGAVNMAKGTVQTGLDTTKTVVTGTKDTVCSGVTSAMNVAKGAVQGSLDTSKTVLTGTKDAVSTGVTGAANMAKGTIQTGLDTTKTVLTGTKDAVSTGLTGAVNMAKGTIQTGLDTSKTVLTGTKDTLSTGLTGALGVAKGTVQTGLDTTKTVLTGTKDTVYSGMTGAMNVAKGAVQGGLDTSKTVLTGTKDAVSTGVTGAANTAKGALQTGLNTTQNIVTGTKDTVCSGVTGAMNMAKGAVQTGMDTSKAILTGTKDTVSTGLTGAVDVAKGTVQTGLNTTKTVLTGTKDTVCSGVTGAVNVAKGAVQTGMDTTKTVLTGTKDTVSTGLTGAVNMAKGTVQTGLNTTQNIVTGTKDTVCSGVTSAMNVAKGAVQTGMDTTKTVLTGTKDTVCSGMTGAMNVAKGAVQGGLDTSKTVLTGTKDAVSTGVTGAANTAKGALQTGLNTTQNIVTGTKDTVCSGVTGAMNVAKGAVQGGLGTSKAILTGTKDTLSTGLTGALGVAKGTVQTGLDTTKTLLTGTKDTMCSGVTDALNVAKGAVHIGMDTSEAILTGTKDAVSIGLTGAGSVAKEAVQTVQNWLPGTQDSVWSGLTSYRAPGNSGEQAILRPQEALSAGLSCAPDTLCASLDLAREATAVATGTHGAPLGRENAGHEGALSFATLRDELGELGELFCPMDAKERAQLAASEPGPKVLTADRGSYFVRLGDLAPGFRQRAFEHALSHLQHGQFQARAALAQLEESFELIEKAKQAPEGQSRGDQGLSSRVEEGVPQEVLDSRALSRACGLIQQLHVAYSTLASSLQGLPSELQQQVGQARHGLCELYGLVSSASSVGELPAERLAQSRGAVRQAWRELEQMLESVQHGPPLCWLVGPFALHPTGQQL, encoded by the exons ATGTCTGCCCCCGACAAAGGAGGCCGGGATCCTCCCAAACCCAAGGGCAAG ACCCTGGGGAGCTTCTTTGGGTCTCTGCCTGGCTTCAGTTCTGCACGGAACCTGATGGCCGGTGCCCACAGTTCAGCGAAAGAGGCCCGGCCCGTCGCGGACCCCACAGGTGCCTCTGCCCAGTCCCAGACTGAGG CCACCAACCTGGACCCGACGGAGCGCGGGGAGAAGCTGCCACCGCCTCCAGATAAG ATGATCTCTGGGGCAAAGGACCTGGTGTGCTCTAAGATGACCAAGACCAAGGGTGCCATCTCTTCCGGGATGGCCAACATGGTGGACACAGCTAAAGGTGTGGTGCAGGGAGGCCTAGATATGACCCGGTCTGCACTCATGGGCACCAAGGAGACTGTGGCCACTGGGGTCACAGGTGCAGTGGATGTAGCCAAGGGCACTGTCCAGACTGGCCTGGATACCACCAAGACCGTCCTCACGGGCACCAAGGACACTGTCTGCAGTGGTGTGACCGGTGCCGTGAATGTGGCCAAAGGAGCTGTCCAGACTGGCATGGACACCACCAAGACCGTCCTGACGAGCACCAAGGATACAGTGTCCACTGGGCTCACTGGGGCAGTCAACATGGCCAAGGGCACCGTCCAGACTGGCCTGGACACCACCAAGACTGTTGTGACAGGTACCAAGGACACCGTGTGCAGTGGGGTGACCAGTGCCATGAATGTGGCCAAAGGAGCTGTCCAAGGAAGTCTGGACACCTCAAAGACTGTCCTCACAGGCACCAAAGATGCAGTGTCCACAGGGGTCACAGGGGCAGCGAACATGGCCAAGGGCACCATTCAGACTGGGTTGGACACCACCAAGACCGTCCTCACGGGCACCAAGGATGCAGTATCCACTGGGCTCACCGGGGCAGTCAATATGGCCAAGGGCACCATCCAGACTGGCCTGGACACCTCAAAGACTGTCCTGACTGGCACCAAAGACACCCTATCTACTGGGCTCACAGGTGCACTGGGTGTGGCCAAGGGCACTGTCCAGACTGGCCTGGACACCACCAAGACCGTCCTCACGGGCACCAAGGACACCGTGTACAGTGGGATGACCGGTGCCATGAACGTGGCCAAAGGAGCTGTTCAAGGAGGTCTGGACACCTCAAAGACCGTCCTCACGGGCACCAAAGATGCAGTGTCCACTGGGGTGACAGGGGCAGCAAACACGGCCAAGGGAGCCCTGCAAACTGGGCTCAATACGACCCAAAACATCGTCACAGGCACCAAGGACACCGTGTGTAGTGGGGTGACTGGTGCCATGAACATGGCCAAAGGAGCTGTCCAGACTGGCATGGACACATCAAAGGCCATCCTGACTGGCACCAAAGACACTGTGTCCACAGGGCTCACAGGTGCAGTGGATGTGGCCAAGGGCACCGTCCAGACTGGTCTGAACACCACCAAGACTGTCCTGACAGGCACCAAGGACACTGTGTGCAGTGGGGTGACTGGTGCCGTGAATGTGGCCAAAGGAGCTGTCCAGACTGGCATGGACACCACCAAGACCGTCCTGACTGGCACCAAGGATACAGTGTCCACTGGGCTCACTGGGGCAGTCAATATGGCCAAGGGCACCGTCCAGACTGGGCTCAACACAACCCAAAACATTGTCACAGGCACCAAGGACACTGTGTGCAGTGGGGTGACCAGTGCCATGAACGTGGCCAAAGGAGCTGTCCAGACTGGCATGGACACCACCAAGACCGTCCTCACGGGCACCAAGGACACCGTGTGCAGTGGGATGACCGGTGCCATGAACGTGGCCAAAGGAGCTGTCCAAGGAGGTCTGGACACCTCAAAGACCGTCCTCACGGGCACCAAAGATGCAGTGTCCACTGGGGTGACAGGGGCAGCAAACACGGCCAAGGGAGCCCTGCAAACTGGGCTCAATACGACCCAAAACATCGTCACAGGCACCAAGGACACCGTGTGTAGTGGCGTGACCGGTGCCATGAATGTGGCCAAAGGAGCTGTCCAAGGAGGTCTGGGCACCTCAAAGGCCATCCTGACTGGCACCAAAGACACCCTATCTACTGGGCTCACAGGCGCACTGGGTGTGGCCAAGGGCACCGTTCAGACTGGTCTGGACACCACCAAGACCCTCCTGACGGGCACCAAGGACACCATGTGCAGTGGTGTGACTGATGCCTTGAATGTGGCCAAAGGAGCTGTCCACATTGGCATGGACACATCAGAGGCCATCCTGACTGGCACCAAAGATGCAGTGTCCATTGGGCTCACCGGTGCAGGGAGTGTGGCCAAAGAGGCAGTACAAACCGTCCAGAATTGGTTACCCGGTACCCAGGACAGTGTCTGGAGTGGACTCACCAGTTACAGAGCCCCAGGCAACAGCGGGGAACAAGCCATCCTGAGACCCCAGGAGGCTCTGTCCGCAGGGTTGTCCTGCGCCCCGGACACTCTCTGTGCCAGCCTGGACCTTGCCAGGGAAGCCACTGCTGTGGCAACAGGCACCCACGGGGCCCCCCTGGGCAGGGAGAATGCAGGACACGAAGGAGCCTTGAGCTTCGCGACTCTGCGGGACGAgctgggggagctgggggagcTCTTCTGCCCCATGGATGCCAAGGAGCGAG CTCAGCTTGCTGCCTCTGAACCTGGGCCAAAGGTGCTCACGGCTGACCGCGGCAGCTACTTTGTGCGTCTGGGCGACCTGGCTCCTGGCTTCCGGCAGCGGGCGTTCGAGCATGCCCTGAGCCACCTGCAGCACGGCCAGTTCCAGGCCCGGGCTGCGCTGGCCCAGCTGGAGGAGTCCTTCGAGCTG ATTGAGAAGGCCAAGCAGGCTCCAGAAGGCCAGTCACGGGGGGACCAAGGTCTGAGCAGCCGAGTAGAGGAAGGTGTTCCCCAAGAG GTGCTGGACTCCAGGGCTCTGTCCAGGGCCTGCGGCCTCATCCAGCAGCTGCACGTGGCCTACAGCACCttggcctccagcctccagggccTCCCCTCTGAGCTCCAACAGCAGGTTGGGCAGGCGCGCCATGGCCTCTGTGAGCTCTATGGCCTCGTCTCCTCGGCCAGTTCCGTGGGAGAGCTGCCGGCAGAGCGCCTGGCCCAGAGCCGCGGGGCGGTGCGCCAAGCATGGCGGGAGCTGGAGCAGATGCTGGAGAGTGTGCAGCATGGCCCGCCACTCTGCTGGCTCGTGGGGCCCTTTGCCCTGCACCCCACTGGGCAGCAGCTGTAG
- the LRG1 gene encoding leucine-rich alpha-2-glycoprotein, translating to MEKRAAGMSSWSPQRNQSPGGLSSHLSRTLFLLLLSVVSAQDVTPNRDTCLVFHSINGSSVSCHPPAKLPHRLPADTVYLVVEFFNLTQLRADTLQGASNLQELHLSTNQLESLSPKFLLPVPLLKVLDLTGNALTRLPPGLFRVSAALHTLVLKENRLEILEPSWLQGLQALGHLDLSGNRLQMLPPGLLANFTSLHILDLSNNQLKTLPPDLLRGPLQLERLHLEGNRLQVLGEGLLSPQPDLRYLFLNDNRLATVAAGVFQGLRQLDMLDLSNNLLTGVPKGLWTSLGQPTRDMKEGFDISGNPWICDEKLDDLYGWLVANRDKMFSQNATRCAGPEASKGQKLLEAAKSH from the coding sequence CCCAGGAGGCCTGAGTTCCCATCTTTCTAGAACActgttcctgctgctgctctctGTGGTCTCAGCTCAGGATGTCACCCCAAACCGGGACACCTGCTTGGTGTTCCATTCGATCAACGGCAGCTCCGTCTCCTGCCACCCACCGGCCAAACTCCCTCACCGCCTCCCCGCTGACACGGTTTACCTGGTGGTGGAGTTCTTCAACCTCACCCAGCTGCGGGCCGACACCCTCCAGGGCGCCTCTAACCTCCAGGAGCTGCACCTCTCCACCAACCAGCTGGAGAGCCTCTCCCCCAAGTTCCTGCTGCCAGTGCCTCTGCTGAAGGTGCTTGACTTAACCGGCAATGCCCTGACCCGGCTGCCCCCCGGCCTCTTCCGGGTCTCTGCCGCTCTCCACACCCTGGTGCTGAAAGAGAACCGGCTGGAAATCCTGGAGCCCTCGTGGCTGCAGGGGCTCCAAGCTTTGGGGCATCTGGATCTATCCGGGAACCGCCTCCAGATGCTGCCCCCTGGGCTGTTGGCCAACTTCACCTCCCTGCACATCCTTGACCTCAGTAATAACCAGTTGAAGACTTTGCCCCCTGACCTTCTGCGGGGCCCCCTGCAGTTGGAGAGGCTGCACCTGGAGGGCAACAGATTGCAGGTGCTCGGAGAGGGGCTCTTGTCACCCCAGCCAGACTTGCGCTACCTTTTCCTGAATGACAATAGGCTGGCCACCGTGGCCGCTGGCGTCTTCCAAGGCCTGCGGCAGCTGGATATGCTAGATCTCTCCAACAACTTGCTCACTGGCGTCCCCAAGGGGCTCTGGACATCCCTGGGGCAGCCCACCCGAGACATGAAGGAAGGCTTTGACATCTCTGGGAACCCCTGGATCTGTGATGAGAAACTGGACGACCTCTATGGGTGGCTCGTAGCCAACAGAGACAAGATGTTCTCCCAGAATGCCACACGCTGCGCTGGGCCTGAAGCCTCGAAGGGCCAGAAGCTCCTGGAAGCAGCCAAGTCCCACTGA
- the PLIN4 gene encoding perilipin-4 isoform X1, producing MSAPDKGGRDPPKPKGKTLGSFFGSLPGFSSARNLMAGAHSSAKEARPVADPTGASAQSQTEAATNLDPTERGEKLPPPPDKMISGAKDLVCSKMTKTKGAISSGMANMVDTAKGVVQGGLDMTRSALMGTKETVATGVTGAVDVAKGTVQTGLDTTKTVLTGTKDTVCSGVTGAVNVAKGAVQTGMDTTKTVLTSTKDTVSTGLTGAVNMAKGTVQTGLDTTKTVVTGTKDTVCSGVTSAMNVAKGAVQGSLDTSKTVLTGTKDAVSTGVTGAANMAKGTIQTGLDTTKTVLTGTKDAVSTGLTGAVNMAKGTIQTGLDTSKTVLTGTKDTLSTGLTGALGVAKGTVQTGLDTTKTVLTGTKDTVYSGMTGAMNVAKGAVQGGLDTSKTVLTGTKDAVSTGVTGAANTAKGALQTGLNTTQNIVTGTKDTVCSGVTGAMNMAKGAVQTGMDTSKAILTGTKDTVSTGLTGAVDVAKGTVQTGLNTTKTVLTGTKDTVCSGVTGAVNVAKGAVQTGMDTTKTVLTGTKDTVSTGLTGAVNMAKGTVQTGLNTTQNIVTGTKDTVCSGVTSAMNVAKGAVQTGMDTTKTVLTGTKDTVCSGMTGAMNVAKGAVQGGLDTSKTVLTGTKDAVSTGVTGAANTAKGALQTGLNTTQNIVTGTKDTVCSGVTGAMNVAKGAVQGGLGTSKAILTGTKDTLSTGLTGALGVAKGTVQTGLDTTKTLLTGTKDTMCSGVTDALNVAKGAVHIGMDTSEAILTGTKDAVSIGLTGAGSVAKEAVQTVQNWLPGTQDSVWSGLTSYRAPGNSGEQAILRPQEALSAGLSCAPDTLCASLDLAREATAVATGTHGAPLGRENAGHEGALSFATLRDELGELGELFCPMDAKERAQLAASEPGPKVLTADRGSYFVRLGDLAPGFRQRAFEHALSHLQHGQFQARAALAQLEESFELIEKAKQAPEGQSRGDQGLSSRVEEGVPQEVLDSRALSRACGLIQQLHVAYSTLASSLQGLPSELQQQVGQARHGLCELYGLVSSASSVGELPAERLAQSRGAVRQAWRELEQMLESVQHGPPLCWLVGPFALHPTGQQL from the exons ATGTCTGCCCCCGACAAAGGAGGCCGGGATCCTCCCAAACCCAAGGGCAAG ACCCTGGGGAGCTTCTTTGGGTCTCTGCCTGGCTTCAGTTCTGCACGGAACCTGATGGCCGGTGCCCACAGTTCAGCGAAAGAGGCCCGGCCCGTCGCGGACCCCACAGGTGCCTCTGCCCAGTCCCAGACTGAGG CAGCCACCAACCTGGACCCGACGGAGCGCGGGGAGAAGCTGCCACCGCCTCCAGATAAG ATGATCTCTGGGGCAAAGGACCTGGTGTGCTCTAAGATGACCAAGACCAAGGGTGCCATCTCTTCCGGGATGGCCAACATGGTGGACACAGCTAAAGGTGTGGTGCAGGGAGGCCTAGATATGACCCGGTCTGCACTCATGGGCACCAAGGAGACTGTGGCCACTGGGGTCACAGGTGCAGTGGATGTAGCCAAGGGCACTGTCCAGACTGGCCTGGATACCACCAAGACCGTCCTCACGGGCACCAAGGACACTGTCTGCAGTGGTGTGACCGGTGCCGTGAATGTGGCCAAAGGAGCTGTCCAGACTGGCATGGACACCACCAAGACCGTCCTGACGAGCACCAAGGATACAGTGTCCACTGGGCTCACTGGGGCAGTCAACATGGCCAAGGGCACCGTCCAGACTGGCCTGGACACCACCAAGACTGTTGTGACAGGTACCAAGGACACCGTGTGCAGTGGGGTGACCAGTGCCATGAATGTGGCCAAAGGAGCTGTCCAAGGAAGTCTGGACACCTCAAAGACTGTCCTCACAGGCACCAAAGATGCAGTGTCCACAGGGGTCACAGGGGCAGCGAACATGGCCAAGGGCACCATTCAGACTGGGTTGGACACCACCAAGACCGTCCTCACGGGCACCAAGGATGCAGTATCCACTGGGCTCACCGGGGCAGTCAATATGGCCAAGGGCACCATCCAGACTGGCCTGGACACCTCAAAGACTGTCCTGACTGGCACCAAAGACACCCTATCTACTGGGCTCACAGGTGCACTGGGTGTGGCCAAGGGCACTGTCCAGACTGGCCTGGACACCACCAAGACCGTCCTCACGGGCACCAAGGACACCGTGTACAGTGGGATGACCGGTGCCATGAACGTGGCCAAAGGAGCTGTTCAAGGAGGTCTGGACACCTCAAAGACCGTCCTCACGGGCACCAAAGATGCAGTGTCCACTGGGGTGACAGGGGCAGCAAACACGGCCAAGGGAGCCCTGCAAACTGGGCTCAATACGACCCAAAACATCGTCACAGGCACCAAGGACACCGTGTGTAGTGGGGTGACTGGTGCCATGAACATGGCCAAAGGAGCTGTCCAGACTGGCATGGACACATCAAAGGCCATCCTGACTGGCACCAAAGACACTGTGTCCACAGGGCTCACAGGTGCAGTGGATGTGGCCAAGGGCACCGTCCAGACTGGTCTGAACACCACCAAGACTGTCCTGACAGGCACCAAGGACACTGTGTGCAGTGGGGTGACTGGTGCCGTGAATGTGGCCAAAGGAGCTGTCCAGACTGGCATGGACACCACCAAGACCGTCCTGACTGGCACCAAGGATACAGTGTCCACTGGGCTCACTGGGGCAGTCAATATGGCCAAGGGCACCGTCCAGACTGGGCTCAACACAACCCAAAACATTGTCACAGGCACCAAGGACACTGTGTGCAGTGGGGTGACCAGTGCCATGAACGTGGCCAAAGGAGCTGTCCAGACTGGCATGGACACCACCAAGACCGTCCTCACGGGCACCAAGGACACCGTGTGCAGTGGGATGACCGGTGCCATGAACGTGGCCAAAGGAGCTGTCCAAGGAGGTCTGGACACCTCAAAGACCGTCCTCACGGGCACCAAAGATGCAGTGTCCACTGGGGTGACAGGGGCAGCAAACACGGCCAAGGGAGCCCTGCAAACTGGGCTCAATACGACCCAAAACATCGTCACAGGCACCAAGGACACCGTGTGTAGTGGCGTGACCGGTGCCATGAATGTGGCCAAAGGAGCTGTCCAAGGAGGTCTGGGCACCTCAAAGGCCATCCTGACTGGCACCAAAGACACCCTATCTACTGGGCTCACAGGCGCACTGGGTGTGGCCAAGGGCACCGTTCAGACTGGTCTGGACACCACCAAGACCCTCCTGACGGGCACCAAGGACACCATGTGCAGTGGTGTGACTGATGCCTTGAATGTGGCCAAAGGAGCTGTCCACATTGGCATGGACACATCAGAGGCCATCCTGACTGGCACCAAAGATGCAGTGTCCATTGGGCTCACCGGTGCAGGGAGTGTGGCCAAAGAGGCAGTACAAACCGTCCAGAATTGGTTACCCGGTACCCAGGACAGTGTCTGGAGTGGACTCACCAGTTACAGAGCCCCAGGCAACAGCGGGGAACAAGCCATCCTGAGACCCCAGGAGGCTCTGTCCGCAGGGTTGTCCTGCGCCCCGGACACTCTCTGTGCCAGCCTGGACCTTGCCAGGGAAGCCACTGCTGTGGCAACAGGCACCCACGGGGCCCCCCTGGGCAGGGAGAATGCAGGACACGAAGGAGCCTTGAGCTTCGCGACTCTGCGGGACGAgctgggggagctgggggagcTCTTCTGCCCCATGGATGCCAAGGAGCGAG CTCAGCTTGCTGCCTCTGAACCTGGGCCAAAGGTGCTCACGGCTGACCGCGGCAGCTACTTTGTGCGTCTGGGCGACCTGGCTCCTGGCTTCCGGCAGCGGGCGTTCGAGCATGCCCTGAGCCACCTGCAGCACGGCCAGTTCCAGGCCCGGGCTGCGCTGGCCCAGCTGGAGGAGTCCTTCGAGCTG ATTGAGAAGGCCAAGCAGGCTCCAGAAGGCCAGTCACGGGGGGACCAAGGTCTGAGCAGCCGAGTAGAGGAAGGTGTTCCCCAAGAG GTGCTGGACTCCAGGGCTCTGTCCAGGGCCTGCGGCCTCATCCAGCAGCTGCACGTGGCCTACAGCACCttggcctccagcctccagggccTCCCCTCTGAGCTCCAACAGCAGGTTGGGCAGGCGCGCCATGGCCTCTGTGAGCTCTATGGCCTCGTCTCCTCGGCCAGTTCCGTGGGAGAGCTGCCGGCAGAGCGCCTGGCCCAGAGCCGCGGGGCGGTGCGCCAAGCATGGCGGGAGCTGGAGCAGATGCTGGAGAGTGTGCAGCATGGCCCGCCACTCTGCTGGCTCGTGGGGCCCTTTGCCCTGCACCCCACTGGGCAGCAGCTGTAG
- the PLIN5 gene encoding perilipin-5 isoform X1, with product MSEDEAAQAPRTSLWEQNQQNVVQRVVALPLVRTTCSAVFDAYSAAKDRHPLLGSACRLAEHCMCSLTTRALDHAQPLLSHLQPQLATVNHLACRGLDKLEEKLPFLQQPSETVVTSAKDTVASGVTGMVGLARQGRRWSVDLKRSMSHAVDVVLGKSEELVDHFLPMTEDELAALAAEAEGPEVGSVEEQRKHQGYFVRLGSLSTRLRHLAYEHSLGKLRQKKHHAQDTLAKLQETLELINLMQCGVTPTAPAQPGKVHELWEDWSQRSPENGRRRSQAELETLVLSRSLMRELQGTVDALESSVRGLPPGAQEKVAEVRRSVDALQSAFADARCFRDVPAAALAEGQGSVARAHACVDELLELVVQAVPLPWLVGPFAPILLERSAPPPDLEVLVDEVVGGPDPRWAHLDWPAQQRAWEAEHGDGPALPEDIPKEEPVPPSPPKHTLMPELDF from the exons ATGTCAGAAGATGAGGCTGCCCAGGCCCCCCGAACCAGCTTGTGGGAACAGAACCAGCAG AATGTGGTGCAGCGCGTGGTGGCCCTGCCGCTGGTCAGGACCACGTGCTCCGCCGTCTTCGATGCTTACAGCGCGGCCAAGGACAGGCACCCGCTGCTGGGCTCTGCCTGCCGCCTGGCCGAGCACTGCATGTGCAGCCTGACCACCCGCGCCCTGGACCACGCCCAGCCGCTGCTCAGCCACCTGCAGCCCCAGC tgGCCACAGTGAACCACCTCGCCTGCCGGGGTCTGGACAAGCTGGAAGAGAAGCTGCCCTTTCTCCAGCAACCTTCCGAGACG GTGGTGACCTCGGCCAAGGATACGGTGGCCAGTGGTGTGACGGGCATGGTGGGCCTGGCCCGGCAGGGCCGCCGCTGGAGCGTGGACCTAAAGCGCTCCATGAGCCACGCCGTGGACGTCGTGCTGGGCAAGTCAGAGGAGCTGGTGGACCACTTCCTGCCCATGACTGAGGACGAGCTCG CGGCCCTGGCGGCCGAGGCTGAGGGCCCGGAAGTGGGGTctgtggaggagcagaggaaacaCCAGGGCTACTTCGTACGTCTGGGCTCCCTGTCCACGCGGCTCCGCCACCTGGCTTATGAGCACtccctggggaaactgaggcagaagaaacACCATGCCCAGGACACACTGGCCAAGCTGCAGGAGACGCTGGAGCTG ATCAACCTCATGCAGTGCGGTGTGACACCCACTGCCCCGGCCCAGCCTGGGAAGGTGCATGAGCTTTGGGAGGACTGGAGCCAGCGCTCCCCAGAGAATGGCCGACGCCGCAGCCAG gCAGAGCTGGAGACGCTGGTGCTGTCCCGAAGTCTGATGCGGGAGCTGCAGGGCACAGTGGACGCGCTGGAGAGCAGCGTGCGGGGCCTGCCCCCGGGCGCCCAGGAGAAGGTGGCCGAGGTGCGGCGCAGTGTGGACGCCCTGCAGTCCGCCTTCGCCGACGCCCGCTGCTTCCGGGACGTGCCGGCCGCTGCCCTGGCCGAGGGCCAGGGCAGTGTGGCCCGGGCCCACGCCTGTGTGGATGAGCTGCTGGAGCTGGTGGTGCAGGCCGTGCCGCTGCCCTGGCTGGTGGGGCCTTTTGCGCCCATCCTCCTGGAGCGGTCTGCGCCGCCGCCCGACCTGGAGGTTCTGGTGGACGAGGTCGTGGGGGGCCCCGACCCCCGCTGGGCTCACCTGGACTGGCcggcccagcagagagcctgggaggCCGAGCACGGGGACGGGCCAGCCCTCCCAGAGGACATTCCCAAGGAGGAACCcgtgccccccagcccccccaagCACACCCTGATGCCAGAGCTGGACTTCTGA
- the PLIN5 gene encoding perilipin-5 isoform X2 — MCSLTTRALDHAQPLLSHLQPQLATVNHLACRGLDKLEEKLPFLQQPSETVVTSAKDTVASGVTGMVGLARQGRRWSVDLKRSMSHAVDVVLGKSEELVDHFLPMTEDELAALAAEAEGPEVGSVEEQRKHQGYFVRLGSLSTRLRHLAYEHSLGKLRQKKHHAQDTLAKLQETLELINLMQCGVTPTAPAQPGKVHELWEDWSQRSPENGRRRSQAELETLVLSRSLMRELQGTVDALESSVRGLPPGAQEKVAEVRRSVDALQSAFADARCFRDVPAAALAEGQGSVARAHACVDELLELVVQAVPLPWLVGPFAPILLERSAPPPDLEVLVDEVVGGPDPRWAHLDWPAQQRAWEAEHGDGPALPEDIPKEEPVPPSPPKHTLMPELDF; from the exons ATGTGCAGCCTGACCACCCGCGCCCTGGACCACGCCCAGCCGCTGCTCAGCCACCTGCAGCCCCAGC tgGCCACAGTGAACCACCTCGCCTGCCGGGGTCTGGACAAGCTGGAAGAGAAGCTGCCCTTTCTCCAGCAACCTTCCGAGACG GTGGTGACCTCGGCCAAGGATACGGTGGCCAGTGGTGTGACGGGCATGGTGGGCCTGGCCCGGCAGGGCCGCCGCTGGAGCGTGGACCTAAAGCGCTCCATGAGCCACGCCGTGGACGTCGTGCTGGGCAAGTCAGAGGAGCTGGTGGACCACTTCCTGCCCATGACTGAGGACGAGCTCG CGGCCCTGGCGGCCGAGGCTGAGGGCCCGGAAGTGGGGTctgtggaggagcagaggaaacaCCAGGGCTACTTCGTACGTCTGGGCTCCCTGTCCACGCGGCTCCGCCACCTGGCTTATGAGCACtccctggggaaactgaggcagaagaaacACCATGCCCAGGACACACTGGCCAAGCTGCAGGAGACGCTGGAGCTG ATCAACCTCATGCAGTGCGGTGTGACACCCACTGCCCCGGCCCAGCCTGGGAAGGTGCATGAGCTTTGGGAGGACTGGAGCCAGCGCTCCCCAGAGAATGGCCGACGCCGCAGCCAG gCAGAGCTGGAGACGCTGGTGCTGTCCCGAAGTCTGATGCGGGAGCTGCAGGGCACAGTGGACGCGCTGGAGAGCAGCGTGCGGGGCCTGCCCCCGGGCGCCCAGGAGAAGGTGGCCGAGGTGCGGCGCAGTGTGGACGCCCTGCAGTCCGCCTTCGCCGACGCCCGCTGCTTCCGGGACGTGCCGGCCGCTGCCCTGGCCGAGGGCCAGGGCAGTGTGGCCCGGGCCCACGCCTGTGTGGATGAGCTGCTGGAGCTGGTGGTGCAGGCCGTGCCGCTGCCCTGGCTGGTGGGGCCTTTTGCGCCCATCCTCCTGGAGCGGTCTGCGCCGCCGCCCGACCTGGAGGTTCTGGTGGACGAGGTCGTGGGGGGCCCCGACCCCCGCTGGGCTCACCTGGACTGGCcggcccagcagagagcctgggaggCCGAGCACGGGGACGGGCCAGCCCTCCCAGAGGACATTCCCAAGGAGGAACCcgtgccccccagcccccccaagCACACCCTGATGCCAGAGCTGGACTTCTGA